Genomic DNA from Oryza sativa Japonica Group chromosome 5, ASM3414082v1:
AGTGTTAAATTTTCCACCACCGCTATAAGCAATATCTTTTGTGAacgaaaaagaagaagaagagtgtAGGTGCAtatagtaaaaaatatatatattctcgtATATATAAACAGATATAGCATCATAGCTGTAAAGTaatgttctcaaaaaaaaaacagtaaagTAAGGCCCGTGGATAATCGTTGACGTCTTCACGCCCTCCATATAGTACTACACCTAAAATATTGGGAATACTTCCTAAAATATTAGGAATGCTTGTCTTCGCTTCAAGAGACTTTACTAGCTTTAGCAGAAGCGCTGAATGTGTCTTTCTGACTACTAACCTGCCAATTTTCCACTTTGCTTCCATTAAAGTAGTCAGGGGTATAACTTAGTCCAGTTGACGAGAGGTGTAATCCGTGTGCCCAAGCCCAACCCAAGTTATCATGCATAAACATTATTCCCCTCTGTCCTTCACCCTAAAGACTAAAGTTCTAGTCCAAAAATTTATCCAAAAAACTATATTTTTAAAGTGAAGTTCACTAAGGCTCTGTTCGTTTCAAGGTGATAGGGGAGATTGagtctcgtttttcgcgcgcacgcttttcaaactactaaacgatgtgttttttgcaaaaaatttctatagaaaagttgctttaaaaaatcatattaatctatttttgaaatttaaaatagttaatacttaattaatcatgagctaatagctcacctcgttttacgtatcttctcaatctcctcaatcccgttctactcaaacacaccctaaatctcTTTACTATTACATCCTTTTCTTCTCGTTTTAGTCATCGAATCAGTAATACCCACTTCTCGTTTTCATTCTACATTAATGAATGGTACAGTAGTATTTTAATCTCCTGCTTAATTTGTACATTGGTGAATGGTGACCACAACGACTGACCGACTTATTCAAGAGACCCAACATACAGTAGTACTACTAGATAGGCTGATGGCGATTACTCTGATGCTTTACTGTAGCCCCACTAATCCTGTCCCTCCTCTGGTCCGTCCAAAGCTCCAAATCCATACGACCCTGCACCTGCTGCCTGATCGAATTTGGAGTGCTAAAGACGATTCGAATAATTCACCTTATCGCGCGATCCGTCCCCACGGTTTGCACAAAAAGGGCCGCACGAGTCACGCACGCGCACAGAAAGACTTGCCTGACTGAACTTCTGAcctgatgaagaagaagaagcaaagtCGTGGAGCAACTGTGGCGCACAGCGGTGAAAATGCAGATCAGTGTGGCAATACTGTGTCCGGTTCAAAAAATGTGATTAGAACAGTAGTAGAAAGGTCTGGTCCACGTCCATATCATCACTGTGCCCGGTTTCAAAAATGTGGAACGGTACTGTAGCATTAGAACGGTAACAAACGATCTGGTCCGACCCATCCATATTAGATCCAACGGATATAAGGATGTTGTTCATTCTCTACCTTCAAATTTTTTATTCATTCTTTACTATTTCGtccttaaaaaaagataaacctaGGTTTGTAATTAGGattggtttttattttttatggagaGAAAAATTCGTACTCCAGATGTAAGTACTTGCGTCCTGTTTGGAACTTACCGTACGAATTCTACAGAAATTACTTTGTCTTTCGCacgaactgaaaaaaaaatagcttttCAAACAACAGGTTGGGGAGGAGATTTGGAGGTACATGATACAGGAAAactcattagcatataattaattaagtattacctctttcattctaaaataaaataagtaaCAAGAGGGTTACATTTATTTCGGGACGAGGgaataattattataaaaaatagatttattatatatatatatatagacattttttaataagagacatcatttttttttagttcGGTAAGTTTAAACAGAAAACGAGAAAATTGTTGTTTGGAGTTCGATTATAACTCAGCATAGTAAATGTTCCCTGTTGTTATTCTCCGATCGACCTAACCTGCAAAACACTGAAGTCCTTGGTCATGAACGCCCTAGTTCATACGGATTAAGATTCAGATTCACGAACGGATTAGTGATATACTTCTTGGCTTCTTGCTGTATCCACATGGCCACAGGCCACATGTAGTAGTATGAAACTTGAGGACGACCTGATCATTTCTTGCAATCTCGTCTATAACCACCAAAGTCAATATAATTTTCgcaataaaaaaagaacactCGCTATTCGGTTGGTCTAGTCGCTCTACAAGTCCACACACGACCCTACTCCTAACCTGTCAAGTCTCCACCACTCTGCAGCAACTCTGCTTGCGAATCCGGGAAAATTTTGCTTGGCAATCGCCGTGATATTCCGTGCGAAACTTCCCAGTAGTACAATCGGCAACTGCAACACGGAGCCACTCGGTCACCGGCAATAAAACCCTCGCCACTTCATCCATCTCTCGCACCGCGCACATCGAATCGCATCGCACACACGGCGGAAGCAACGCCACTAGCCTGACGTACGTACGGCAGCAATGGCCATCGCCACCGAGTCGCAGCAGGCGCAGGTgcaagccgccgccaccgacgccgtcgcggcggcggcggtcgggcgCAAGGTGGTGGACGAGGTGTCCGGCTGGCTGCGCGTGTTCGACGACGGCACCGTCGACCGCACGTGGACGGGTCCCCCCGAGGTGCTCCCGCTGATGCAGCCGGTGCCCGCCTACGCCGAGCCGCGCGACGGCCACACGCTGCACGACCTCCCCGGCGAGCCCAACCTCCGCGTGTACCTCCCCGAGGTCGCCCTCGCCGAGCGGCGCCTCCCCGTCGTCGTGCAGCTCCACGGTGGCGGCTTCTGCATCTCCCACCCGTCCTGGCTCATGTACCACCACTTCTACGCGCGCCTCGCGTGCGCGCTCCCGGCCGTGGTGGTCGCCGTCGAGCTGCCCTTGGCGCCCGAGCGCCGCCTGCCGGCGCACATCGACACCGGCGTCGACGGGCTCCGCCGGCTCCGCTCCATCGCGCTGtccgacgccgccgctctcggcgacccggcggcggagctcctccGGACGGCCGCCGACTTCTCGCGGGTGTTCCTCATCGGGGACAGCTCGGGCGGCAACCTCGTCCACCACGTCGGCGCGCGCGTCGGCGAGGACGGGGCGGACAGCTGGGCGCCCCTCCGCGTCGCCGGAGGCATCCCGCTCCACCCGGGGTTCGTGCACGCCACCCGGAGCAAGTCGGAGCTGGAGCCGAGGCCCGACTCGGTGTTCTTCACCCTCGACATGCTCGACAAGTTCCTCGCCATGGCGCTCCCCGAGGGCGCCACCAAGGACCACCCGTACACGTGCCCGATGGGGCCGAACGCGCCGCCGCTGGAGTCcgtcccgctgccgccgctgctggtcgccgtcgccgagcacgACCTCATCCGGGACACCAACCTCGAGTACTGCGACGCGCTGCGCACCGCCGGCAAGGACGTGGAGGTGCTGGTCAACCGCGGCATGAGCCACTCCTTCTACCTCAACAAGTACGCCGTCGACATGGACCCGGCCACCGGCGAGAGGACCCGGGAGCTCGTCGACGCCATCAAGAGCTTCGTCGACCGCCACTAGACGTGGAGATCAGAGAAGCGCATCTTCTCCACCGTACGTGTAGCACCTTCCAGGTTGTGATTGTTTCTCGTCTCGTGTCATGACTGTCCGCCATACGTTGGCCTGAGCTTGACCTTGTGTGTGGCTTGCTGTCCATGTCAAGCCGATATCATGTACGCATCAGTGTTTAGGTACGCGTTTGAGTAGTTACAAATAAATAATTGGATCATTCCCGAACAGTGGACTAGTTGAAGACTTGAAGTTGATAGGTCGAGTGTGTGGAGTGTCCAATGATAAAGGGTggcattgcatatttgcatgtgCATTTAAATCTTTAATTACTCTATCCGCCATATAATGTAAGGTATTTGGTATTTTGGTCTTCAAATTtgtatcaaaatataagaaattttatgatcccaaaataattatttattctctCACATATATCCGCTTTTGTACAGTTTATTCCTTCGACTGCCCAGTTTTGTACTAATTTATTCTATATCCTATCATATTTTGTACCATTATTTGTACTTTTGCtaatttcttaatttttaaaataaataatccTTATATTAGGctacagagggagtacatgctTATTAAATCAGGAAAGAAATTTCCAGTTGTTCTAGCCAGTGGAGTTGTGGATTCGCACAACTTTAACCCGACCATTAGAATCAGTAATATATGAGCCTATTtgctttatatataaaaagcaATGATTAAAATCACCATTGATATTATTGATATTATGTTTAACTGGTAACTCAGACAAGCATGGTGTTGGGAAACAGGGACTAGTcactgtcacatcggatatttagacacatatttagagtattaaatatagactaataataaaattaattcataaatgagagctaattcgcgagatgaattttttaagtctaattaatccattaataattatggattaattaggcttaaaaaattcgtttcgtgaattagctctcatttatgaattagttttattattagtctatgtttaatactccaaattaacgTCTAAACATCCAATATAACAGGGactaaaaagtttaaaaagttttagtcccatctaaacacccctaaTTCTACTTCATCTTTTCTTCCTTAGCATTCACCATCTTTCAGCATTGCACCCGAAAAAATAATCAAGCATGAAGTACCTAGATTGCTCATCATTATCAGTTGACCTGGTTTTCTACTTCCTTGATCTGATGGCCCACATTTGCTTTTCTTGTTTTGTCTTTTTATCAATCTGATGATCCATATTTTTTTGCCACTATGGACCAATGAGGTGCTTTGAAACCATTTTGCTTTCAATACTTTAGATACATTTATAGGTTGTTTAAATAACACTAAGCTTAATTTTGTAATAATAATTAATCATGAGAACACCATTGACAGGTACATAGCTGAAGTGATATTAGTATCCACAACCTTAATACCTTTTTCTTAGTAGGCTCATGAGCCTTCTAGACTCTCcatgttttttctaaaaacactACCACAGAAAAAGGTTTTAGTGCTGGTTGGGAAACCTCTTTCGGTGCCGGTTTTTCCAACCGGCACAAGGGAGGTGGTACTGATTTGAAAATTAAAAAGGTGTCGGTTCcttagaaccgacaccttttAGGTTCgacgaataaaaaaaaagccggCTCGATCGAGCCGACACATCGAGCCGAGCAGTCTACAACATTCATCCCACAACATTCAAAGATGGATTCATCCCACAACACAAATTTATTCAATGAAAAAAATCACACCACCACCGGAGAAGCGAGAGGGGAATGGTAGAGAGAGGGATTTGCTTGGCTTGGTGGCTTGCCTTGTTGAAGAAGATCTGGCCGCCGAATGAAGTCGTCATCGCACGGTCGGTTGTCTTCGAGCCGTCACGATGTCGCCCGCCGCTGTGTCTCCTCCGCGAGCCTGCCGCCCctgccgctgcctcccctcctaCCAGATCTGGCGGATGGGAGGGCTCCTCCCCGCCAGCAAGCCCTTTGTCACCTCCCCTCATCGAgcccgccgcttcccctcctcgAGCAACTCCGCTCGCTGTCGAAGCAGGATCCAgccaccccgtccgccgccgacgctaGATCTAGACACCCCGCCCGCTACCGACCCCGTCGGCCCCTCCTACCGCCGACTATGCCTGCCGCTAATGCCTCCCCTCCTGTCgcagccgcctcccctcccgctgaatctggtggaggggagggcgcggtcgccgctgccgcctccgccggctaGTAGCCGgcaacgggagggagagagacgagagaagagagcgagacaaagaagaggagaagaggcgGGAAGAAGAGAGCGAGAGAGCGAGACCTTATCGCCTCGTCGTGGTGGGGCCCGCCGGCTTGGCTCCagcttggcttggctcggctc
This window encodes:
- the LOC4338776 gene encoding carboxylesterase 15: MAIATESQQAQVQAAATDAVAAAAVGRKVVDEVSGWLRVFDDGTVDRTWTGPPEVLPLMQPVPAYAEPRDGHTLHDLPGEPNLRVYLPEVALAERRLPVVVQLHGGGFCISHPSWLMYHHFYARLACALPAVVVAVELPLAPERRLPAHIDTGVDGLRRLRSIALSDAAALGDPAAELLRTAADFSRVFLIGDSSGGNLVHHVGARVGEDGADSWAPLRVAGGIPLHPGFVHATRSKSELEPRPDSVFFTLDMLDKFLAMALPEGATKDHPYTCPMGPNAPPLESVPLPPLLVAVAEHDLIRDTNLEYCDALRTAGKDVEVLVNRGMSHSFYLNKYAVDMDPATGERTRELVDAIKSFVDRH